The DNA sequence TCtaactcttcatataaaatttggCGCATTTGTTGTACGGTTGTGTCAATTCTAACTGTCAACGTCAAATTGTCTTCGACTTTATAAACTCAATTAAAACTCTCTACACATCAAACACCATCGTACAAGACAACAAAAAACACAATCGATCTTgcaatttaaaacaaaaaaaaggtAAATTAGGATAAATTgccaaaaatttataaaaaaaaattgataccatattaataatattaagttgTGGAATTTTTGTCCGATCGACAAACTATCGATATCATATCGATAATGCACATTGCATGTCATTCACGTGTACAATTAGacatttaatgctaattaattttTCTCACATTTCCAATTTCTATTCTTAGAGTGCTAATTAAAATCTTCTATTACAATttcttcattaatttttttaattaaaaaaaaagttgatttttttttcaatttctctTATAATGGTGTTTGTTACGTTACAACatcattataataaaattttaaaagattaAGAATAGTTTATTGCGGAAAACAAGTTTGAAGAATTTTTAACAcatatagtaaaataaaatatcaaaaagcACATGAGAACGAGAACGAGAACATCAGTAGCAGGGTCGGCCCAAGCATATAGCAGTTTGGACCATTGCACAAGACACCCTATATTAAAAGGCCTCAGTTTGTTATCATTTTttacatatattataataattttttttgataatgtatagtatacatataataaaagttcataactatataaaaaaaccgTTAAAATATTGTGGTCCCAATACAcatgattttaaaatttatgaagtatttttttttcaaaattgaattTATGtagtattaattaataattgtttttaataaaaggcccaatttttattttttgtccaAGGCCCCAAACTGCTTGAGTCGACCCTGATCAGTatctcatatttttgtaaataaaaatttaatgaatgGTAAAAATGTTCAAAATTCAGTAAAAACCGCACTTttgtaattgttttaattttgttgggtatttataaaaatatctcaaaaattaaaggaataattatataaaacactatttttttgtaaaaacatTTACACTTTTAGGtttaaagtttttttatatacatatttttatgataatttataaaaatacaaaaaacaataagaaaaacacatgaaaataatataaaaataatatcaaaataacaacaaaacaatataagaaaataatatataattaaatcagATTTAAATATgggaaattttcatatatatacgtAATTTACAATCTATTAACGTAAATGACGTTAATTAATCTAATGCACTCCTAATAACGTGCCACCTCATCACCATCTACCGTAAATCCAAAATAAACCCAGACTGCCAACGTCATCAAAGGCGCTGCAATCATCCGAAAATCAAGGGATTTTAATTCCTAAAAAGCGCGTGATCTATAATCAAAAAGGAAACCTATAAATCTATAATCCAAAATCTGAGAATTCAAAtcaaaacttgaaaaaaaaaaaaccattcacgaacaaaaaaaaaaaaaaatcgttcgACAACCGATCGAACATCCTAAAAACAGTTTTCGATTCTGCAAACTGCACTAACGATTTGCAAAATCGCTTCCCTGCGATTATACAAATCAATATCACAACTGCAAAACttctctccaaaaaaaaaaaaaactccattAACGAACAAAAAAAAGCTTCAGAAACAAAAAAGTCACAGCTAGCTGAATCAGAATCAACGACAGATCAACCAAATAGTCAACAGAGCAAATGCGATCAAGAATCAAAGCTTAAGAAAAAATTACCTTCTGCAGAGTACTCGACGACATGTACATCTTCATCGTCTTCCTCTGCCTTTCCTAGAAGCACCACCAAAAGCTATCAAAAATAGGTAAttataaaagttaaaaatacaTAACTGATTATTATACAAACAATACTTTCAAATACTTATGTGAGAAAATCGTTTTTTATACGTACATttgtcaataaaaaaaaatacttagaaTAATCAAAACTGTTTATAATAAAAGTTACATTTGCATTGATTAATGACAGTTTGATATGGAAGATCCAAGaacagttatgatattttataatgGACAATGGGTGGACAAAACAAACTACACAGATTTTGAAGTGACAGGGATATTGATACCATCAAAATGTTCTTACAACCTACTTGCACAAACAATATGTTCTACTTTGGGTTTGGACAGAAGTAAACAAAACATTGATGTTCAATTCCAAATTAAATCAGGAATACCACCCATGAAGATTACAGATGACAATGGCTGCAGATTTTATGAACAAATCAGAAAAAAAGATGATGATGAGACCAAATACCCTATGATGGTAAACCTTTCAGCAGCCATTCCACCAGAAAACATTGGTAGCAGCTCCATCAATCATGACTACTCTGAACATACAATGCAAATCACACAGCCTATACCTACAAGGACAGAGTATGCACAAAACATGGCAGACTTTGTAATCAATCAAGTTGAAAATGCAATTGAAACAAGCCAGCAAGCAACAAGTCAGGTGATCTCAGATCCTCATGTTGATAACATATTTGTTGGACAAGTTTTttcaaacaaagaaacactaCAAAATgctgtcagcctatactcaataagAAGAAATCAGCCCTTCAAGGTAAAAAGATCCTCCAAACTTGACTACAAGCTAGTTTGCATCGATGAAAATTGTAAATGGAGTTTCTTGGCATCAAAACAtggaaaaacaaacatgttcaAAATCAGAAAGATTCAGCATTCTCATACATGCTCATTAGATGTCACATCTGTAGACCACCCTAATGCAACAAGCAACCTGATTGGTAGTGTAATAAGAACCAAATTTGTAAACCCAAAGAGAGACTACACACCAAATGAAATAGTGGATGACATGGCAGATGACGATAGTGTCTCCATATCTTACCAAAAAGCATGGAGGGCTAGAGAAAAGGCTATTGTAGATGCAAGACGCTGTCCACACGAATCGTACTCTGAAATACCAAGAATCTTGTACATGATGGAAAAATGCAACCCAGGTACTACTTCATAACCCTAAAACCAATTTTTCCAAAcaaaactataaaaaatataatatactaAATAGTTTATTGAATTACAGGAACAATCACAGACCTTGTCACAGACGAGAATGGCCACTTCAAATACCTATACTTCGCAATAGGTGCTTCCATCAAAGGTTGGCAACACTGCAATCCAATAATAGTCACGGATGGTACTTTCTTAAAAAATCAACATGGTGGAACATTGTTAATAGCTAGTGCACAAAATGCAAATAGACACATATTTCCACTAGCATTTGCAATAGTAGACTCTGAGAATGACACTTCATGGAACTGGTTCTTCAGCAAACTAAAAGAATCATACAATGAGAGAGAAGGGCAGTGCATTATTTCAGATAGACATGAAAGTATTGCGAAAGCAGCAAATACAAACTTCCCAAACCTCATGCATGGAGTTTGTTGCTACCACTTGCTAAAGAATATCAAGACCAAGTTCAAAAAAGGTGGAGATGAACTCAGAAATGCATTCAATGGTGCTTCCAAAGCTTACAATGCTgctgaatatgaaaaaaatatgagAGATTTAGACAATATTCATAGCGGCATAAGAGACTATCTGGTAAACGAAGTTGGAAACAGTAAGTGGACAAGGTTATACAGCCAAAACAGGCGATACAAAACAATGACATCGAACATCGCAGAATCTGTGAATGCAGCACTCAAAGAAGTAAGAGAGTTACCAATAGCAACTTTACTAGAATGTCTTCACTCTTTGGTCCAAAAATGGTATTGGGACAACAAAAATAGAGCATTGTCTACATTCACATACTTGGCACAAAAACCAGAGAAAAGTCTACGAAAAGAGCGAGATATGAGCTTAAAGTACAAGGTAACATATCTGCCTTATAAAAATTattccatatttatataaaatagacGTATTGGTTTATTTTTGCACTTTATTACACTCATACAGTTATTAAATAAACTTATTAGTCTATTGCTGCATAACAAAAATCAAACTCGTTTGTATACcaataaacatgcttaattttttttttatatgcaaTCAATAATGTAACTAAATATAACTACTTTCACAGGTGGAAACATCAAACATGATTGTATACAAAGTACATGATTGTACCGACTCATACATAGTAAtactggaaaaaaaaaacatgcagCTGTCAGAAATTTGAATATGATGAAATGCATTGCTCACATGCAATGGCTGTGTTAACCAAAAGGAATCTATCATGCTACAGCTACTGCTCTTACTACTACACAAAAAAGGCTTTTTTGTCAACATATGAAGATAATATCTTCCCACTAGCAGATTCTACAACTTGGGATATACCGGATCATATAAAAGATATGATTGTTCTACCCCCAACACACAAGAGGCCAGCAGGGCGGCCAAAAAAACAAAGGTACAAAGGTGTGCTGGAAACAAAAACACAGGTCAAATGTGGATCATGCAACCAAAAAGGACACAACAAAAGATCGTGCAAAAATGAACCAGTTCCAAAGCCAACCCGAAAGAGAAAGAACATcagtacttaaaaaaaaaatagcattttttcACAACATTTGATACTTACAGTAATAAGTACTACATTAGTACTATGTCTTGGACTATTATGAACATAATGGTTCCTCtgattttacaaaaacaaaaacatgtcaaaaaaataaacaaacatgttaccCATATCCATCCATTTCaggttttatattttcttataatgatcttcaaatgaaaattaatatgcaattttttaaaaaataaaaaataaaaaaaattaatatatctatTACCTATTCGTATCCTCAcaccaattataaaaaaaaaatgtacctGTTACCCTCTCATATCGATAtgtaaacaagaaaaatatctgatgatagtgatttgtttcctgaaaaaaaaaatccattttaATTAGATTGATCAtcaattgaaaaaagaaaactaatcATCAATTGAAAAAGTAAACTAATTAGTTTCTTAAGTACACAAAAGTTTCATTTACACAAAATAATGTTCCACAACATACAAGGTCCGTATACCACCTAATTAAGTGTTCCAACCCAAAAGAAAACTTGCACACACAACAGTTACATAAAACCAAAAACTACATGTTAAAGTTTGCAAAATACTACAAGTGCTAATTACAAAACATCAGGAAACCACAAAATAACAGTCTAAACTAAACGATAGTAATTGTAACACTAATCATCCAATCTTCAAAGCTCCCCTAGTAGCTTTGGGCATCTTCCCAGTAAACTCTGAACCAGATTCATATCCATTCAACTCCTTCTTCATAGCATGCACAAAAAGCTCAACGCACATCTTCTTTCGGACGAAATCCATATTCAAAGTTTTGGGGACATTGTTGATCATTTCATGTATAAAGTATTCAGCATACTTTATAACGAATACACCGCAGTCACtacaaaataaagaataaaaataacagTCAGAACCATCGTAAACTAaaatgttaataaaaaaaataaaaaatatacaatatagTTACCACTGATCTTGTTGAGGCAATTTATCTATAAAAACAATTTCCAATGGATATGTATCCTTCACTCCCTGAAAATACTTAGTGCTCTTGTCAATATCAGACCTCCGACCATAGAAATCCACATGAGACAATAAAATCGGCAAAATAACAGCAAATGCATTCACAAAACTGCGACTGTCCTTAAACTTTCCACGCCTCAAAGAATTGCACACCTTAAGACATCTCATCTTGATGTCAAAGACGCACAAAATCCAATGTGCCAAAGCCATTACATTGACCGGAAATAGCATGAAATCTAAAACGAACCATGGTTTACCACACAACAAGCCAAATCCCGCAATATACGCAGCTGCCTTAGTGCCCCGAGGAACAGAATTAATATCCTCAtcatttgcacaaaacttattGTACAAATCAAATATATGGGCTGCAAAAAAACAATCAGTGGTGCTGGCAGCAACCCTCACACTTTTGTCATACTTAATTTGCTTCCTCAAGTAATAAAAGCACACATCAATATGCTGCATAAcgtataacataaaaaaaaaacataaattataaacaaataaatgaaaactcaaacacaaacataaaaaaaacaaaactcccaTCAATAtatcataagaaaaaaatactaaCCGAACATGATAAATTTCTCCCCGGGGTTCTCAGATCGTAAAACCACATTTTATCGTTAACCTTCACAACAACAAAATCTAATGGCACCTTCAATACTCGATCCTCTTGTTTGAACttcttcaatttgtttttatcattGAAACCAGCCTTGAACCATTGCTCAAATGATTTAACTTGAAGCTCATCTGGCATGGCCATCAATCCATTTGAAAATGGAAACAATCCATACACTTCACCAGTTGGTTTACCACTGCTGGCCGAACCAAAATTTGTTGTGTAAGGACTCTTCATTACAGATCCAGGCTTCGCAGCCCTTTTAACAACCTTGGGCGTAAACTCTACATTCAAATCCTACCAACAaacacaacaaacacaaattttaaaaataaaaatagtaataataaaaataaactaaaaagttTCAATAATAAGTacataaacaaaattaaaaaataaatgttggtagataataattaaacatttaaaACATGAAACCTTTGCAATATTCCTCTGATTAGAAGCCATTACTTCTTTGTGCAACACCTTaccctacaaaaaaaaaacagttaaaaaaaaacaacctaATAATCCATAACAATTACCAAACACGAACATAAAAATACCTTTGCAATTGTTTCCTCAATATCATTGATCTTCTCTAAAGCAGATAGTGTTATACTATCCTCTGTACCTTGACTATCACCCAACTTTTCAGTTGCACCAGTAAACTCTTTAGTTTCTTCATAAATCATCTCATCATCAGCAACCTTCTCATTTACACTAACTACCTCCTTGCCTTCTTTGACAGCTGACTCCCCAGCACTCACTCCACCACTAGATCCACCAACATTACCTCCACCTTTAACTTCCTTGGCACCAACCCCATCACCACCAATACCCtgcaaaaaacaaaataaaaaaataaaaaaataaaaaaataaattatcaatatgcaaatatatatatataactcacataccaaaatatataaataaaacacaaaatataacCTTGTCATCGCCATCATTATCATCTTCCCTTAACTTGTTAGATCCGTTCTTGAACATCTCATGATCATCATCAACCACTTCTTTCTTGTCATCATCCCCTTTCTCATCACCAGGTTGGGATGTAATAAAACACATTATATCAAAAGTAGGCTGACTACCACCATCATTCTACAATAAAAAACAAATCATAAACCAAAATGTTACTGATTTCTAAATATAACAAgtaaacaacaaaacaaaaactacaataaaaacataaaaaaaaaaaaaaagttaccttATTCTCTATATTCGTAACATCTAAAACTTCCTCAACCTGTATATAATTTCACATTAcactacaaaaataataaaaataatcctaataatttacatcaatattaaaatttaaaaaagttaccTTATTATCTACCAACATTTCATCTCCAGCTTTTTCAACCTAAACAAAAGTTTAACTttatattacaaatattatcaaaaataatcaaaacaGTTTACACAAAAACAGTTTAcataaaacccaataattaatctaacaac is a window from the Cannabis sativa cultivar Pink pepper isolate KNU-18-1 chromosome 1, ASM2916894v1, whole genome shotgun sequence genome containing:
- the LOC133036669 gene encoding uncharacterized protein LOC133036669 → MKSPYTTNFGSASSGKPTGEVYGLFPFSNGLMAMPDELQVKSFEQWFKAGFNDKNKLKKFKQEDRVLKVPLDFVVVKVNDKMWFYDLRTPGRNLSCSHIDVCFYYLRKQIKYDKSVRVAASTTDCFFAAHIFDLYNKFCANDEDINSVPRGTKAAAYIAGFGLLCGKPWFVLDFMLFPVNVMALAHWILCVFDIKMRCLKVCNSLRRGKFKDSRSFVNAFAVILPILLSHVDFYGRRSDIDKSTKYFQGVKDTYPLEIVFIDKLPQQDQCDCGVFVIKYAEYFIHEMINNVPKTLNMDFVRKKMCVELFVHAMKKELNGYESGSEFTGKMPKATRGALKIG
- the LOC115704463 gene encoding uncharacterized protein LOC115704463, translating into MMKLEGFDFPVLETSEDDFDDEPLQRKHYEKGDPSGIQRSYGVGKSDLVELKNNVKMLVGNQTKFDESLSLLSTEMKCSVKECELNMKSYIDAKIDGSLKFYLDMKFNELRNCFLSGNDGGNVVVSDEDTFNMNDDDLVLTNEEEPVVEVEKAGDEMLVDNKVEEVLDVTNIENKNDGGSQPTFDIMCFITSQPGDEKGDDDKKEVVDDDHEMFKNGSNKLREDDNDGDDKGIGGDGVGAKEVKGGGNVGGSSGGVSAGESAVKEGKEVVSVNEKVADDEMIYEETKEFTGATEKLGDSQGTEDSITLSALEKINDIEETIAKGKVLHKEVMASNQRNIAKVSCFKCLIIIYQHLFFNFVYVLIIETF